The genomic segment CGCTCGCCGGGGTGGATCTCCATCACATCCAGCAGGATCCGCGCGCCGGTGTCCAGACGTTCCCAGGAGAAGACGCCCACCTGTGTGTGTAGCTCGAACGTCAGGCCGTGGGTCTCCACCTCCAGCTCGGCCGTGTCCCAGTCGGCTGGTAGGGAGGGGGTTGCTCGCGGGGGACGTTCTCTTCCGCCTCTCGGTCGTGGCGTCATGTGTCTCCTCTCAGAAGGCGCCCCGGCGCCAGAGGACCATCGCACCGGCCAGGGCCCGGATCCCTCCGGCGATGAACAGGGCCGTCGTGATCCCTATGGCTCCCGCGACCCCGGAGCCGGCCAGCGGCGCGGCGAAGATGGCCACGTTGGATAGCACGGAGAAGATGGCGATGAATCGCGCTCGGTCCGCGTCCGGGGCGATCTGGATCAGCGTGTTGTACAGGGAGATGTTCATGCCGGCGGCGAGCAGTCCGCCCAGCACGGCGATGCCCAGCAGCGGCGGTAGCGTATGGGTGAGTGCCGTCAGGATGGGATAGAGGGACAATCCCAACATGCTGACCCCGAGCACGCGTTGGTTGCCCCATCGCTGCAGGATGCGGTCCATGAGCAGGGCCGACACCACCGAGGTGCCGCTCATCAGGGTGAAGATCAGGCTGACGAAGGCATCGGACGCGCCCAGCACCCGTACCCAGTAGATGGGAAAGAGGGGGATCGCCATGAAGAGCCCCCACTGAAACACGAAGGCGGCCAGCGTGAAGAAGCGAAATCGACGGTCGGCCCAGAAGAGCCGGAACCCCTCGATCAGATCCCGCACCCCCCGGGTGGAGGGTGGGGGCTCCGCTCGTTCGGGGATATCCAGTCGGCTGACCGCGTAAAGGCTGCCCATCCCCGCCAGGAAGGCGATCAGGAACAGGATCTGGTAGTTGAGCGGGACGGGAAGCAGGGCGAGGACCGAGCCGGATGCCAGGACCGTGAGCGTGGAGGTGGCGCCCATCAGTGCGTTGCGCCGGCTGATGACGTACCCCAGGCGCTCCTTGGAGATGGCCTCCGGCAGCATGGAGGAGAACCCCACGTTGGCCAGGCCGAACGGGAAGGCCTGGAGCGCGGCGAGGATGATCAGCCCGGGCACCACCCACGGACGTGGCAGGATCCATGGCAGGAGGGCCATCAGCAGGTAGCCCAGCCGGTGGGAGAACAGCGCCTTCAGCACCAACGGCAGCAGATGCCGCTGGCGGGCCACGATCTGCCCCGCAGGGATCAGCCAGAAGATGGAGATCAGCGCCGGAGCTGAGGTCAGCGCGCCGACCTGGACCTTGGTCGCGCCGAGACGCACGGCGTACACGCCGAGGAAGTTGAAGGCGATCCCGGCCAGAATACCGAACCAGGCGATGTCCCAATACAGATACCGGCGGTTGTGTCGCTCGCGTGGCGTAGCCAGCGTGTCAACGCCGGGAGCGATGGCCGCCAATGGCCACCGTCTCTGCCACCACCCAGAGACCCTCTGGGCTATCCACGGCGGAAGACGATCCATAAGGCACCGCCTGTGTTGCGGGATGTACGACCGGCGCTATGGTACACAGGCTCAACCGAGCCGTCAAACCAGGACAAGAGCCTGAGAGCGTGTCTAAAAATTTACCGGCACGATGTTCTGAGGGGGGCCTCAACGACCAGTTCCACAGGAGGAGATGTGGAGGGGTCCTCCCCGCTTGGGGGAAGGGGGCTCAACGGTGGGGGGATACGTCTGGCTATGTCATGTGGCGGGAGAAGCCGAGAAGGCGTATACGGACACGGCATCTTACCGTGCCCTGGCGGGCGTTGACGTCGGCGGGGATCGAGAGGTATACTGAAGCTGTGAGGGATCTCCGCGTCATGGAGCGGACCATTTCTGCCGGCTGCGAACAGGATGGTCTTGCATATCGCCTCGGGTGGGACCTTTCGAGGCGACTTGTGACGAGGAGGACTGGATCATGAGCGCGAATCGGGTCTACACGTTGGTTGCCACAGTGATCGTGGCCTTGCTGCTGATCGCCTATCTGGCCGTGGTGGCCTGGGCCGGCTATTTGAGCCTTACCATGTCGGAGAAGCCCTCCGTCCCCGCGGCCGTGACCAATCTCTTCACGGGGGTGGCCGGCCTCATCGCAGCCCACTTCGCGGCCGTCTACGGGCTCTCGCAGGCGGGGCCGGCGAACGTCCGAGCCCAGCTGCGCTCCGTGCGCACGTGGGTGAGGGGGCCCGCCGAGATGCAAGGTGGGGGCGATGAACTCCGCCAGTGGATCTCCGTGATCGCTGTGGTGGTCTATCTGATCAGCGTCCTGCTCGCCTGGCTGTTCTGGTTTGTGGACGGCCTCTCTGAGAACACGGCGGATCTGGTGAAGAACTTGGCGACGACGGGCGTGGGGGCCTTCCTGGGCGTCCTCGCCTTCATGCTGCGGCTGCCGTCGCGCTAGACGATCGCGGTGGGCGCCGGAGAGGGGGGATCTGCGAGGCTGTCGCCGACCTTGGGACGGCCCAGGGATGTGAATCGGGTAGGATTGACGGAACCGCCCTCGCCGGGTATACTCCTTTTCGCTGGCTGGACGGCGCAACCCTGGTTTTTGCGCCGTCCAGCGCTTGTTGGTGGCGCCGCTTTGGCGAACGTGTTTCCTGCCCGTGTGGTGCTGCCGTGCGTTCGGCCGGCATTTGATATGGAGGTGAGTAGGCGTGAAGTCCTTAGGACGTATATCGGTTTTCCCTGCCATTCCGGAGCGCATTCACCGCTTGAACGAACTAGCCTATAACCTGTGGTGGAGCTGGCATCCGCGAGCGCAGGCGTTGTATCGAGAGTTGGACCCGGAATTGTGGGAACGGGTGGATCATAATCCGGTGAAGTTGCTGCGCGGCCTGGCGCAGGAGCGTCTGAACGCTGCTGCGGCCAGCCCTGAGTATCTGGCGCTGTACGATCGGGTGATGGAGGACTTCGACGCATATATGCAGTCCCCATCCACCTGGTTCTCCCAGCAGCATCCCGAGGCCAAGGACGAGCTGATCGCGTATTTCTCCGCCGAGTTCGGATTGCATGAGGCGTTGCCGATCTACTCCGGCGGTCTGGGCGTGTTGTCCGGCGACCACTGCAAGACGGCCAGCGATCTGGGGCTGCCCTTTGTTGGCGTGGGGTTCCTTTATCCCCAGGGATATTTCAAGCAGCATATCGATTCATCCGGCTGGCAGCAGGCCAGTTATGAGAAGATCAACTTCTCCGAGGTGCCCGCTCGTCCGGCCCTGGACGACAACGGCCAGCAGGTGATGATCTCCGTTGAACTCCCCGGGCGCACCATCTACGCTCGAGTATGGCACTTCCAGGTCGGGCGGGTTTCCCTCTATCTCCTGGACACGGACGTCGCGCGCAACGCTCCGGCGGATCGAGAGCTCTTCGCCCGGCTGTATGGGGGCGATCATGAGATGCGCATCTCCCAGGAGATCATGCTGGGCATCGGCGGTGTGCGCGCCCTGCGCGCCCTGGGCATTCGTCCCACGGCGTGGCATATGAACGAGGGACACGCGGCGTTCCTGGTGTTGGAGCGCATGCGGGAGCTGGTCGCGCAGGGGGTGCCCTTCCCCGTCGCCCGCGAGGTGGTCATGGCGAGCACGGTGTTCACGACCCATACCCCCGTCCCGGCCGGCCATGACACCTTCGGCTTTGATCTGATGGACAAGTATTTCGGCTCGTTCTGGCCGCAGCTGGGGATCGATCGGGAGACGTTCTTGCAGCTAGGGCGCTATGACTATCCGTGGGGGCCCCAGTTCAGCATGACGGTGTTGGCGTTGCGCATGTCGGGCAGGCGCAACGGCGTGAGCCAGCTTCATGGCGAGGTCTCCCGCCGGATGTGGCAATCCATATGGCCGGAAACCCCGGTGGAGGAGGTGCCCATCGGGGCCATCACCAACGGCGTGCATACCGAGTCCTGGCTGGCGCCCGAGCTGGCCGCCCTGTTCGATCAGTATCTGCCTTCGGACTGGCGCCAGCGGTTGGACGACCCGGAGACATGGGAGCGGGTTTCGGAGATCCCGGCCGAGTCCTTGTGGGGGATTCACCTCCACCTCAAGCGTCGGATGATCGATTTCATCCGGGAGCGGGTGCGCTCGCAGCGGCTTCGGCATGGCGAGTCGGTGCGGCAGGTCGCGGCTGTGGATGACCTCCTCGATCCGGACGCGCTCACCATTGGGTTCGCCCGCCGGTTCGCCACCTATAAGCGTGCCACGCTGATCTTCCGGGATCTGGATCGCATTCGCGCGCTGTTGAGTGATCCCGATCGGCCGGTGCAGATCATTTTCGCCGGCAAGGCCCACCCGGCTGACGAGCCCGGAAAGAAGCTGATCCAGCGCATCCACCAGCTCTCACAGCAGC from the Chloroflexota bacterium genome contains:
- a CDS encoding MFS transporter, coding for MDRLPPWIAQRVSGWWQRRWPLAAIAPGVDTLATPRERHNRRYLYWDIAWFGILAGIAFNFLGVYAVRLGATKVQVGALTSAPALISIFWLIPAGQIVARQRHLLPLVLKALFSHRLGYLLMALLPWILPRPWVVPGLIILAALQAFPFGLANVGFSSMLPEAISKERLGYVISRRNALMGATSTLTVLASGSVLALLPVPLNYQILFLIAFLAGMGSLYAVSRLDIPERAEPPPSTRGVRDLIEGFRLFWADRRFRFFTLAAFVFQWGLFMAIPLFPIYWVRVLGASDAFVSLIFTLMSGTSVVSALLMDRILQRWGNQRVLGVSMLGLSLYPILTALTHTLPPLLGIAVLGGLLAAGMNISLYNTLIQIAPDADRARFIAIFSVLSNVAIFAAPLAGSGVAGAIGITTALFIAGGIRALAGAMVLWRRGAF
- a CDS encoding glycosyltransferase family 1 protein, which gives rise to MKSLGRISVFPAIPERIHRLNELAYNLWWSWHPRAQALYRELDPELWERVDHNPVKLLRGLAQERLNAAAASPEYLALYDRVMEDFDAYMQSPSTWFSQQHPEAKDELIAYFSAEFGLHEALPIYSGGLGVLSGDHCKTASDLGLPFVGVGFLYPQGYFKQHIDSSGWQQASYEKINFSEVPARPALDDNGQQVMISVELPGRTIYARVWHFQVGRVSLYLLDTDVARNAPADRELFARLYGGDHEMRISQEIMLGIGGVRALRALGIRPTAWHMNEGHAAFLVLERMRELVAQGVPFPVAREVVMASTVFTTHTPVPAGHDTFGFDLMDKYFGSFWPQLGIDRETFLQLGRYDYPWGPQFSMTVLALRMSGRRNGVSQLHGEVSRRMWQSIWPETPVEEVPIGAITNGVHTESWLAPELAALFDQYLPSDWRQRLDDPETWERVSEIPAESLWGIHLHLKRRMIDFIRERVRSQRLRHGESVRQVAAVDDLLDPDALTIGFARRFATYKRATLIFRDLDRIRALLSDPDRPVQIIFAGKAHPADEPGKKLIQRIHQLSQQPEFQGRIIFVEDYDMNIARYLVQGADLWLNNPRRPNEASGTSGQKAAANGILNCSTLDGWWPEGFNGKNGWAFGETREFQDPDMQDEADALALYATLEQEVVPLFYDRDEAGVPHGWVQWMKEAIRSVAPRFNTRRMVREYIERMYLPAAAHGHALSENDFARARELAEWRERVAASWPQVTIAAQGPEDRAITLGQEVEVTAEVSLDGLSPDDVVVEVVYGLQYDDTFEELKAVPMALVETMESGRYRYQVRLRPESSGNYTYGVRVLPVHPALPDKFDTRLVRWA